One genomic region from Vibrio sp. SCSIO 43137 encodes:
- a CDS encoding MarR family winged helix-turn-helix transcriptional regulator — MSPRKDPISRLVSILYRQELKTVSHLLEQHGISFSQLPFLMELYSHQGITQEKLVSKVQVDKAMATRVLKQMDGKGFITRERNPDDARSKLVYLTGEAEKLKPELLKIIADWNDVLTQGITEEEIEVVKRVNRKMIENVKQRYDSK; from the coding sequence GTGAGTCCAAGAAAAGATCCTATAAGCAGGCTGGTTTCCATTTTATATCGGCAAGAATTGAAAACGGTCAGCCATCTTCTTGAGCAGCACGGTATTTCGTTTTCTCAGTTGCCGTTTCTGATGGAGTTATACAGCCATCAGGGGATTACACAGGAGAAGTTGGTCAGCAAAGTACAGGTGGATAAAGCGATGGCCACGCGGGTACTAAAGCAGATGGATGGCAAAGGTTTTATTACCAGAGAGCGGAACCCCGATGATGCCCGCTCTAAGCTCGTTTACCTGACTGGAGAGGCAGAAAAACTGAAACCTGAACTACTCAAGATAATAGCCGACTGGAATGATGTTCTGACTCAGGGGATTACTGAAGAAGAGATTGAAGTGGTCAAACGAGTTAACCGTAAAATGATAGAAAACGTCAAACAGAGATACGATAGTAAGTAA
- the pfkB gene encoding 1-phosphofructokinase gives MKTNKVVTITLNPALDLTGSLDSLNTGSVSLVNESDFHAAGKGVNVAQVLSDLGAKVTVTGFLGRDNQEMFCQLFDTIGATDEFVRIDGATRINVKLVESGGKVSDINFPGISVSAQAIADFEHKLLQLAETHDYFVLAGSLPNGVSPQQCAKWIELLKSKGKKVLFDSSREALKEGVDAAPWLIKPNEEELSAFAGRTLKTMTDCQPVAEALAEQGIENIVVSMGADGVLWLNENRWLKGTPPKMKVVSTVGAGDTLVAALCWGHMQLLDREELVTFATALSALAVSQVGVGAKDRAAIEAVKQQVQVSAL, from the coding sequence ATGAAAACCAATAAAGTGGTCACCATTACTCTTAACCCTGCATTAGATCTTACCGGAAGCTTAGATAGCCTGAATACCGGCTCGGTTAGTCTGGTCAATGAAAGCGATTTTCATGCAGCAGGCAAAGGGGTCAATGTGGCTCAGGTGTTATCTGATTTAGGTGCCAAGGTCACTGTTACCGGGTTTCTTGGCCGTGATAACCAAGAGATGTTTTGCCAGCTGTTCGACACAATAGGCGCTACTGATGAGTTTGTCCGTATCGACGGAGCAACACGGATAAACGTTAAGTTGGTTGAGTCGGGTGGCAAGGTGAGTGATATCAACTTCCCCGGTATCAGCGTTTCCGCTCAGGCCATAGCCGACTTTGAACATAAGTTACTTCAGTTAGCGGAAACTCACGACTATTTTGTGCTGGCCGGAAGCCTGCCAAATGGCGTTTCCCCTCAGCAGTGTGCCAAGTGGATTGAGCTGCTTAAGTCAAAAGGAAAGAAAGTGCTGTTTGACAGTAGCAGAGAAGCTCTTAAAGAGGGGGTTGATGCTGCGCCATGGCTGATCAAACCCAATGAGGAAGAGCTGTCTGCTTTTGCCGGCAGAACACTGAAGACGATGACGGATTGTCAGCCTGTTGCCGAAGCACTGGCAGAGCAAGGGATTGAAAATATCGTAGTCTCTATGGGGGCAGATGGCGTGCTCTGGTTAAATGAAAACCGTTGGCTGAAAGGGACACCACCAAAGATGAAGGTAGTCAGCACGGTCGGGGCTGGTGATACTTTGGTTGCTGCGCTCTGTTGGGGACATATGCAGCTACTGGACAGAGAAGAGTTAGTTACTTTTGCTACCGCTTTATCAGCTTTAGCGGTATCGCAGGTAGGGGTTGGTGCAAAAGACAGAGCCGCCATTGAGGCAGTAAAACAGCAAGTTCAGGTTTCAGCGTTATAG
- a CDS encoding MFS transporter, giving the protein MHSSQRHSWQTPRNFLILISIIVPIAFSSWNALLNNFVIEKANFTGADIGLLQSVREIPGFLAFTVVFVLLFIREQRFMIVSLGMLSLGTALTGFFPSVTGLLCTTLLMSVGFHYFETLKQSLSLQWLTKEEAPETLGKLISVGALASLCTYAGLWVLLEIFDVGYTWVYVLAGGSAFCIAMFMAFAFPVFESHTAQTKKLVLKKRYWLYYALTFMSGARRQIFTVFAGFLMVEKFHYSAADITLLFLINYLFNWLFAKRIGQFIGRVGERKALIFEYVGLAMVFTGYAYVESAEWGAALYVIDHLFFALALAIKTYFQKIADPADMASTAGVSFTINHIAAVVIPVTFGAIWLVSPTAVFLLGTAMALISLLLSLNIPRHPTQGNEVRWLQCQ; this is encoded by the coding sequence GTGCATTCTTCCCAACGCCACTCATGGCAGACACCCCGGAATTTTCTGATTCTGATCTCCATCATAGTTCCTATCGCTTTCTCCAGTTGGAATGCGCTGCTAAACAACTTTGTTATTGAAAAAGCCAACTTTACCGGTGCTGATATCGGCCTGTTGCAGAGTGTGCGGGAGATACCCGGTTTTCTCGCCTTTACCGTGGTGTTTGTACTGCTGTTTATCCGCGAGCAGCGATTTATGATTGTATCACTGGGCATGCTTAGCCTTGGTACGGCACTGACAGGCTTTTTTCCTTCGGTAACCGGCCTGCTCTGCACCACCTTGCTGATGTCTGTCGGTTTTCACTATTTTGAAACCCTTAAGCAGTCACTGTCACTTCAGTGGCTGACGAAAGAGGAAGCACCTGAAACGTTAGGCAAGCTGATTTCCGTCGGAGCGCTAGCTTCTCTTTGCACCTATGCCGGTTTATGGGTGCTGCTGGAGATTTTTGATGTGGGATACACCTGGGTTTATGTACTGGCCGGTGGTTCTGCATTTTGTATTGCCATGTTTATGGCGTTCGCATTCCCTGTGTTTGAGTCCCATACGGCACAAACCAAAAAGCTGGTACTGAAAAAGCGTTACTGGCTCTACTATGCCCTTACCTTTATGAGTGGAGCGCGCAGGCAGATTTTCACCGTATTTGCCGGATTCCTGATGGTTGAGAAGTTCCACTACTCGGCGGCCGATATTACTTTACTGTTTCTGATTAACTATCTGTTTAACTGGCTGTTTGCCAAAAGAATCGGCCAATTTATCGGCCGGGTTGGTGAACGTAAGGCGCTGATTTTTGAATATGTAGGTTTAGCCATGGTGTTTACCGGCTACGCATATGTGGAATCGGCAGAGTGGGGCGCAGCTCTGTATGTGATTGACCATCTGTTCTTTGCGCTGGCACTGGCAATCAAAACCTATTTCCAGAAAATAGCCGATCCGGCGGATATGGCGTCGACCGCCGGTGTTTCATTTACTATCAATCATATTGCTGCTGTGGTAATTCCGGTTACCTTCGGTGCTATCTGGCTGGTGTCACCAACAGCGGTATTCCTGCTGGGTACGGCAATGGCGCTGATCTCCCTGTTGCTTTCACTGAACATTCCAAGGCATCCGACGCAGGGCAATGAAGTAAGGTGGTTACAATGTCAGTAA
- a CDS encoding NUDIX domain-containing protein: MSVTELKLAFCPLCGQESLSKSVSPSIRYQCDKCDFVMFQNVAAAVMVAVCYGDEILVATRGREPGKGLWDLPGGFVDPDETLEQAVVRELHEELGLELKIDQAEYLASNPNTYPYKGIVYKTNDTFFRIVLDAKPELVAQDDVESIEWVKLADLDIERFAFTSAKSAIQTLQSLR; the protein is encoded by the coding sequence ATGTCAGTAACAGAATTAAAGTTAGCATTCTGTCCGTTATGCGGACAGGAATCGTTAAGTAAAAGTGTGTCGCCAAGTATCAGGTATCAGTGTGATAAGTGTGACTTTGTGATGTTTCAGAACGTTGCGGCTGCCGTAATGGTGGCGGTTTGTTATGGCGATGAGATTCTGGTGGCAACCCGTGGCAGAGAGCCGGGCAAAGGCTTGTGGGATCTTCCCGGTGGCTTTGTTGACCCTGATGAGACGCTGGAGCAGGCTGTAGTACGTGAGCTGCATGAAGAATTGGGGTTAGAGCTGAAAATTGATCAGGCTGAATATCTGGCTTCAAACCCGAACACCTATCCATATAAGGGCATCGTCTATAAAACCAATGATACGTTTTTCAGGATTGTACTGGATGCAAAACCTGAGCTGGTTGCACAGGATGATGTGGAATCGATTGAATGGGTTAAGCTAGCAGATCTGGATATAGAGCGCTTTGCATTTACTTCTGCGAAAAGCGCCATTCAGACTCTACAGTCTTTACGCTGA
- a CDS encoding glycerol dehydrogenase: MDKIIISPGKYVQGANVLSSIGEYVKPLGTNVLAIADSFVTELVGSTVSQSCVEADVELKMAEFVGECSRPEIERLMEITKVQGAEVIVGIGGGKTLDTAKAIAFYSKIPVVIVPTIASTDAPTSALSVIYTPEGEFSEYLIYPSNPNMVIMDTQIIAGAPTRLLVAGMGDALSTYFEARANGISGKSTMAGGAPTRSAQALAKLCYETLIADGLKAKIACDQNLSNTAVENIIEANTYLSGIGFESSGLAAAHAIHNGLTKLEECHHLYHGEKVAFGTLTQLVLENAPMEEIEEVINFCRSVGLPTNLKMMGVTEINRDKLLEVAEASCAEGETIHNMPFEVTPELVLAAILTANELGSM; the protein is encoded by the coding sequence ATGGACAAAATCATTATTTCACCGGGAAAATACGTACAAGGCGCAAACGTACTAAGCTCAATCGGTGAATATGTAAAACCACTGGGAACCAATGTTCTGGCTATCGCAGATAGCTTCGTAACTGAGCTGGTTGGTTCAACTGTTTCTCAAAGCTGTGTGGAAGCGGACGTTGAACTGAAAATGGCCGAGTTTGTCGGCGAATGTAGCCGTCCGGAAATTGAGCGTCTGATGGAAATCACCAAAGTTCAGGGCGCTGAAGTGATCGTTGGTATCGGTGGTGGTAAGACTCTGGATACAGCAAAAGCTATCGCCTTCTACAGCAAGATTCCAGTGGTTATTGTTCCGACTATTGCATCTACTGACGCACCAACCAGTGCTCTTTCTGTTATCTACACACCGGAAGGTGAATTCTCTGAGTACCTGATTTATCCAAGCAACCCTAACATGGTTATTATGGATACTCAGATTATCGCTGGTGCACCTACCCGCCTACTGGTTGCCGGTATGGGTGATGCGCTTTCTACTTACTTTGAAGCGCGTGCTAACGGTATCTCAGGCAAATCTACAATGGCTGGCGGTGCTCCGACCCGTTCTGCTCAGGCGCTGGCAAAACTGTGTTACGAAACACTGATTGCTGACGGCTTAAAAGCGAAGATCGCTTGTGATCAAAACCTGTCTAACACAGCAGTAGAGAACATCATTGAAGCAAACACTTATCTTTCAGGTATCGGTTTTGAAAGCTCAGGTCTGGCGGCAGCGCACGCAATTCACAACGGCCTGACTAAGCTGGAAGAGTGTCACCACCTGTATCATGGTGAGAAAGTGGCATTCGGTACCCTGACTCAGCTGGTTCTGGAAAATGCACCAATGGAAGAGATTGAAGAAGTGATCAACTTCTGCCGCTCTGTTGGTCTGCCGACTAACCTGAAGATGATGGGCGTAACGGAAATCAATCGCGATAAACTACTGGAAGTAGCAGAAGCATCTTGTGCAGAAGGTGAAACCATTCACAACATGCCATTTGAAGTAACACCAGAGTTGGTTCTTGCAGCCATCCTGACCGCTAACGAACTAGGTTCAATGTAA